A window of Scomber scombrus chromosome 23, fScoSco1.1, whole genome shotgun sequence contains these coding sequences:
- the LOC134006105 gene encoding selection and upkeep of intraepithelial T-cells protein 5-like, whose amino-acid sequence MIHMKVKWCLGFVLVIYLALIHRSQGESQVICPSQPIVATVGNDIIFLCRLEPPISALEMTVEWARPDLNPRFVLVWRDGVELESKKHLSFKGRTSVFIDDLEHGNISLKLSKVKLSDQGTYRCFIPQLNKDSTIKLDVGAVSSPVVNMTRNSSMVVLQCESKGWYPQPEVFWLDGEGNLLSAGPTETVRGPDGLYTVSSRVTVENKHSNNFTCKVQQTKINQIRETHIIVPDDFFPVPDLPDPTSSSSSFVPTIIGVIIGIVFILAVVFVVWKLRQNKLKNKKNNEDEETQRMRETSNSTSNDPEQESLIKTEKEREMMKNEDKKMNSFSEETKLQCETGKETHQRETNNVLVQTQEGTVQQAVNEVANLSVPVKEETDKLLKEGRTKTGLDKREKETEPTSKRAEATASAETYQQQSEQQSVNNDGEGQPVGIIAGEVKKNEEDEEKKRQSTTEAEKEKETEMDNEREILLKQLQPKEREEKAYEEKILKYNRLMKEQEFKINQLREQLEEVEKKLQSVNSEKNEMDAETQKVAAAAEEIHIKNDLERKKAELQKDLQKTEKALQRNKRESNNATQNKMKKSNEKKEIIEKLEEIEKQNTNQSDSDDDL is encoded by the exons ATGATTCATATGAAGGTCAAATGGTGCCTCGGCTTTGTCCTGGTTATTTACCTCGCCTTGATACACAGAAGTCAAG GTGAATCTCAGGTGATTTGTCCATCTCAGCCGATAGTGGCAACAGTTGGTAATGACATCATCTTTCTGTGCCGCCTGGAACCCCCCATAAGTGCTTTGGAGATGACAGTGGAGTGGGCGAGACCTGACCTGAACCCCAGATTTGTCCTCGTGTGGCGTGACGGAGTGGAACTGGAGAGTAAAAAACATCTTTCCTTCAAGGGAAGAACATCAGTGTTCATCGATGATCTGGAACACGGAAACATTTCACTGAAACTGTCAAAAGTGAAACTTTCCGATCAGGGAACATACAGATGCTTCATTCCACAATTAAATAAAGACTCTACTATTAAGCTTGATGTTG GTGCTGTCTCCTCACCTGTTGTAAATATGACCAGAAACAGCAGCATGgtggtgttacagtgtgagtCTAAAGGCTGGTATCCACAGCCTGAGGTGTTCTGGCTGGACGGTGAGGgaaacctcctctctgctggacCTACAGAGACAGTCAGAGGTCCTGATGGTCTCTAtactgtcagcagcagagtgactgtGGAGAATAAACACAGCAACAACTTCACCTGTAAAGTTCAACAGACGAAGATCAACCAGatcagagagacacacattattgttccag atGATTTCTTCCCAGTCCCGGACCTGCCTGATCCTacatccagttccagttcattTGTTCCTACCATCATTGGCGTGATTATTGGCATTGTCTTCATTCTTGCAGTTGTTTTTGTCGTGTGGAAATTGAGACAAAACAAACTCA AGAACAAGAAGAACAACGAGGatgaagaaacacagagaatgagagagacaaGCAACTCCACAAGTAATGATCCAGAACAAGAATCCctgataaaaacagagaaagaaagagagatgatgaAGAATGAGGACAAGAAGATGAACTCCTTTAGTGAAGAAACAAAACTTCAATGTGAAACAGGGAAGGAAACACATCAAAGAGAAACTAACAATGTTCTGGTCCAGACACAAGAAGGAACAGTGCAACAAGCTGTTAATGAAGTAGCAAACCTTTCTGTTCCAGTAAAGgaagaaacagacaaactactgaaagaaggaaggacaaaaacGGGTTTggacaagagagaaaaagagactgaACCAACAAGTAAAAGAGCAGAAGCTACAGCTTCAGCAGAAACATACCAACAACAGTCAGAGCAACAGTCTGTAAATAATGATGGAGAAGGACAACCAGTGGGTATCATAGCAGgagaagtaaagaaaaatgaggaagatgaagaaaagaaaagacaatctacaactgaagcagaaaaagagaaggagacagaaatGGACAATGAGAGGGAAATACTTCTGAAACAACTACAgccaaaagaaagagaagagaaagcatATGaagaaaagattttaaaatataatagaCTTATGAAGGAACAAGAGTTTAAGATAAACCAACTCAGAgaacagctggaggaggtggagaagaagcttcagtcagtaaacagtgaaaaaaacgaGATGGATGCGGAAACACAGAaagttgcagcagcagcagaagaaataCATATAAAGAATGATCTGGAGAGGAAGAAGGCAGAACTTCAGAAAGACTtacaaaaaacagagaaagcactgcagagaaacaagagagagtcaaataatgcaacacaaaataaaatgaaaaaatcaaatgaaaagaaagagattaTTGAAAAATTAGAGGAGATtgaaaaacagaacacaaaTCAGAGTGATTCAGACGATGATCTTTGA
- the LOC134006160 gene encoding type-2 ice-structuring protein-like: MKMLTVFFFICVMMALTPTADCWTIPPTTVPPWPDHHLPSFSCPDGWTMFSMYCFLYVPTKMTWDEAETNCRRRSHSWPANLASVFDSEAAHDIREVLKSAGHEHGKVWVGGHRTTQNPSWSWNDMLGFNSFHDFCSVDHKHHCLHLTFEENEAGCLDDMDCETKLPSVCGVILM; this comes from the exons ATGAAGATGCtgactgtgtttttcttcatttgcgTCATGATGGCTCTGACCCCAACTGCTG ACTGTTGGACAATACCACCAACCACAGTACCACCTTGGCCAG ACCAtcatcttccttctttttcttgccCTGATGGATGGACTATGTTCAGCATGTATTGTTTCCTCTATGTTCCAACAAAAATGACCTGGGATGAAGCTGAG ACTAACTGCAGGAGACGTTCACATTCCTGGCCGGCAAACCTTGCATCCGTGTTTGACTCTGAGGCCGCCCATGACATTCGTGAGGTGCTTAAGAGTGCCGGTCATGAGCATGGAAAAGTATGGGTTGGAGGCCATAGAACAACACAG AATCCATCCTGGTCCTGGAATGATATGTTGGGTTTCAATTCCTTTCATGACTTCTGTTCTGTAGACCATAAACATCACTGCCTGCACCTTACCTTTGAAG AAAATGAGGCGGGATGCCTGGATGACATGGACTGTGAGACTAAGCTCCCATCTGTCTGTGGCGTGATCCTCATGTGA